GAACCAGAGCCAGGGGCGTAATGAAAGCGCCGATCACCGCCAGGCGATAACGCGTGTCGAAGACCAAAAAGGTGCCCACCAGCGTCCAGGCGGAGAACGAAAGGGACTCATGCAGATTGGTCACCGGGGTGTGCCCGGCTTCGACAAACCGCACGACAAGCACCGCGCAATGCATGGCAAAACCGCACACCAGAACCCAGCGCGCGGCCTTTCCCAGGTTGGCGCGCCGGAAAATGATATCGGCGAGATAGAGGATGGTCGCTCCCAGATAAATGAGCAGGGCCATTTTAAAAAGGAGGATGTTGACGCTCATTTAAGCCCTTTCGGCAGAGAGATCCCCAGGCACTCAAGGGTGACATTTTTCCCCGCAACCTGTTGCAACAACTGCTCAACGGCGGCAGAATCTCCGGCCGCCACCAGAGCGGCCAGACCACCGCTCAACAGTTCAGGCAAAACATTGTGATTGTAGGAGGTTGCTTCATCCCCTGTCAACCGCTTTTGGCGCAGGGCCGCGGCCAGTTCAAGGACCGTCGCCCACTCCGGTCCAAACTCCAGGGACAGCAGATCACGCACCGCCGCTGCCAGCGCCGGACTGCGGCCGCCGGTATAAACTGCCAGGGTCAGATCGCCGCGACGCGCCAGGGCCGGCAGATGAAAGTCGCTGCCCTGCGGATCATCGACCGCCTGCGCCAAGGCCCCGGCGGCACGGGCATCCTCGACAATGCACCGATTCAGGCCGGCATCGGCAGTTGCCGCAAACACCAGGAGCGCACCGGCGACATCCTCGACACCATAGGGTCGCGCCACGACTTCCACCCCCTCAAGCCCACCCAGGGCCTGCTGCCGTGCATCAACCACCCGCACCCGGGCTCCAGCCGCTCTCAAGCCCTGCACCTTGCGCCGCCCCACGGCACCAGCGCCGATCACCACGCACAGCCGGTCCACGAGAGAGAGCGCCATCGGATAATCCGCCACGAGTTTGCCTCAGAGCCCGAAGAGCTCCGCCTCCACCAGCTCACAGGTGAGGCGCCCGCAGAACAGCGCGGCTTCGAGCGCGCAGGCCAGGGATTCGGTTTCAAGAACAAAAAAATGGTCGGGGCGCTCGCCGAAATACTCCTCTTCACGCCCGTGAAAAAAGACCGCCACCCGGTTGCCGTTCTGCCGCGCCAGGGCCAGGGCCTCTTCCACCGCCTCGTCGCGTGGCACTCCACACAGCGCTGTCACCACATCGCCGCGCCGCCCCAGGGCGCGCAGTTGCCGGGAAAAGTACTGACCGGCCTGCTCTTCACGGGCCAGGGCCAACGCCAACAGCGGATCATGACTCAGGGAAACGACCGGCAGCTGTGGACGGTCCAGCGACAGCCGAAAATTGAACAGGCTCGCCACCAGATCGGCAATGGCGGCAAACTGGCCGCTGCCGAGAAGAAACAGGCGCCCGCCCTCATGGAAGGTCTCAACCAGCGCTTGCGCCAACTGCTCAAGCTCAGCGCCCTGCTTGCCGAGAAAGCCTTCGAGCAAATCCGTGTGCTGCTGCAATGATTGGGTGATGCGTTCCTGGCTCATTGAATACCTCTCGCCGGTTTATCGAAACCCCGGAGGGGATGATAGAAAGGGTCCCGCACGCTGTCAAGGAAAGGCAGGGGAGAGGATTAAACCCTTGATTTTTTTTCCCCCTGCTCTATTCTTTTAACCATGCTGGAAAAATGTCAGGCGTCGAGTTATCAACCCATCCCGCAAAGGAGCAGTTTATATGGCAAGCGATAAGGTTGTACAAGTAACGGATGATAACTTTGAAAGTGAAGTTCTCAAATCCTCCACCCCCGTACTGGTTGACTTCTGGGCATCTTGGTGCGCCCCCTGCAAGGCTATCAGTCCCGTTGTGGACGGCTTGGCCGATGAGTATGAAGGCAAGGTCAAAATCGCCAAGCTCAATGTCGACGAAAACCCGGCGACCCCCGGTCAGTATGGGGTGCGCGGCATTCCCACGCTGATTCTGTTCAAGGACGGCCAGGTTCTTGACCAGGTGGTCGGCGCGGTCCCGAAAAATCAGCTTGAAGGGCTGATCAAGAAAGCTCTCTGAGCCGCCGCAACGCTCAACATGAAGGCCCCGCAAGGGGCCTTTTTTCGTTCAGAAATCGTACTTTTTCAGCCACCACGCCCTGCGGTGCATGCCGCTAAGTTACCCGGCATCTTCCTCCGCGGGGATCGCCTCGAGAATGCGGTCGATCTCCTCGCGATCGGGAGCCGGCACGTAAACCCGGTCTATCTCGCGCAAAAGCTCTTCCTTGCCCTGCCGGGCCGCCTCCATCTGCTCCAGAGCCTCTTGCACCACCTCGCGGCTGCTGTAGCTCCAGCGACGATAGGCCTGGTTGCGGCGCGTTTCCGCACCCTGGAAAGTCGCGACCAGCTCGCGGGCCTCGTCTTTCCACGCCGCGATCCGCTCCTGGCGCTCGGCGCGTTCAGCCCGCGCGCGGTGCGCGTCTTCCTCGGCACTGCGCGCAACCCCGGGAAGTGGTTCGGGCGTCGGCTGCAC
This region of Geoalkalibacter ferrihydriticus DSM 17813 genomic DNA includes:
- a CDS encoding bifunctional precorrin-2 dehydrogenase/sirohydrochlorin ferrochelatase, translated to MALSLVDRLCVVIGAGAVGRRKVQGLRAAGARVRVVDARQQALGGLEGVEVVARPYGVEDVAGALLVFAATADAGLNRCIVEDARAAGALAQAVDDPQGSDFHLPALARRGDLTLAVYTGGRSPALAAAVRDLLSLEFGPEWATVLELAAALRQKRLTGDEATSYNHNVLPELLSGGLAALVAAGDSAAVEQLLQQVAGKNVTLECLGISLPKGLK
- a CDS encoding DUF4124 domain-containing protein produces the protein MLRWALLALAFLFLAPGSAWAADEIYRCRDQSGQLVMTDDPGKFPPDCEPLDEAPESEGTLSVQPTPEPLPGVARSAEEDAHRARAERAERQERIAAWKDEARELVATFQGAETRRNQAYRRWSYSSREVVQEALEQMEAARQGKEELLREIDRVYVPAPDREEIDRILEAIPAEEDAG
- a CDS encoding SIS domain-containing protein, with protein sequence MSQERITQSLQQHTDLLEGFLGKQGAELEQLAQALVETFHEGGRLFLLGSGQFAAIADLVASLFNFRLSLDRPQLPVVSLSHDPLLALALAREEQAGQYFSRQLRALGRRGDVVTALCGVPRDEAVEEALALARQNGNRVAVFFHGREEEYFGERPDHFFVLETESLACALEAALFCGRLTCELVEAELFGL
- the trxA gene encoding thioredoxin TrxA; this translates as MASDKVVQVTDDNFESEVLKSSTPVLVDFWASWCAPCKAISPVVDGLADEYEGKVKIAKLNVDENPATPGQYGVRGIPTLILFKDGQVLDQVVGAVPKNQLEGLIKKAL